A genomic stretch from Natronomonas gomsonensis includes:
- a CDS encoding DUF7344 domain-containing protein, whose protein sequence is MYDKLPRVGHIGTDSGGRELACDDIFDILSNDRRRCIVHYLKKHDDRRVDLGELVDYVAAWETDTPIDKLDGDKRKSVYAAIRQTHLPKMEKAGIIEYEHMRGEVELTDCAREVQLYLEYVPGNDIPWSELYLGQSAVAISLIAVAWTGIYPFGLLSAWWLALGVATVFTVTAATHTYQSRQRRLGTGEYEIETPG, encoded by the coding sequence ATGTACGACAAACTACCAAGAGTGGGACACATCGGTACAGACAGTGGGGGTCGCGAGTTGGCGTGCGACGACATCTTCGACATCCTCAGCAACGACCGACGACGGTGTATCGTTCATTATCTGAAAAAGCACGACGACCGGCGCGTTGACCTTGGAGAACTCGTCGACTACGTCGCCGCGTGGGAGACGGATACGCCTATCGATAAACTGGATGGCGACAAACGCAAGAGCGTCTACGCCGCGATTCGACAGACACACCTCCCGAAGATGGAGAAGGCAGGCATCATCGAGTACGAACACATGCGTGGGGAAGTAGAGTTGACCGACTGCGCCCGCGAGGTGCAACTGTATCTTGAGTACGTCCCCGGAAACGACATTCCGTGGAGCGAGCTGTATCTCGGTCAGTCGGCTGTCGCAATCTCGCTCATCGCCGTCGCGTGGACTGGTATCTACCCGTTCGGGCTCCTCTCGGCGTGGTGGCTCGCTTTGGGTGTTGCAACCGTCTTCACCGTCACTGCAGCGACTCACACCTACCAATCGAGACAACGCCGGCTTGGGACCGGCGAGTACGAAATCGAAACGCCGGGATAG
- a CDS encoding DUF1102 domain-containing protein, producing the protein MKRRNILMGMGGLAAGSGALVGSGAFTSVQANRTVAVAVVDDPDALLGLDGCNGSPNGQYARIRDNGTMAIDLSDSNENILGEGVNPDALTVIRDVFQIKNQGTQEAAVWIDVDPVEDDGEDRVEFYLHEQELDENENAKIIGYDNRVCLDVGDSVCVSLDIDTRGLGSDFTNEDGVNNLMKKLGDSDHEMVINAMAGECPVEGSEGSSEPTPDTLWGVTRGNGAGELKSITVPNPSVDSEIIDFDDFGQQNFPNGLAYDPENERWYYGDTTDDGDGVLHLYDGSVTELQQIADGNDLAGATWDDGNYYFIPQGTSKLKRAEIDESDGSVGSVNDVVDVGSNMTLGDLAIDHENSVLYGSSSSEFFKVVLSENTDDVNSDDVETITTSGEAVGKQIAFGVGDDGKVLYGHDANSGAWFEIELDGGASQLDETTETFTDIA; encoded by the coding sequence ATGAAACGACGTAACATACTGATGGGGATGGGCGGACTCGCGGCGGGCAGCGGTGCACTCGTTGGCTCAGGCGCATTTACGAGTGTTCAAGCTAATCGAACTGTTGCCGTTGCGGTCGTCGACGACCCAGATGCACTACTCGGCCTTGACGGCTGTAACGGTAGCCCGAATGGGCAGTACGCCCGGATTCGAGACAATGGCACGATGGCCATTGACCTGTCGGACTCGAACGAAAACATCCTCGGCGAGGGAGTTAATCCCGACGCACTCACCGTCATCCGTGACGTGTTCCAAATCAAAAACCAGGGAACACAGGAAGCAGCCGTCTGGATTGATGTCGACCCAGTCGAGGACGACGGCGAGGACCGAGTCGAATTTTATCTCCACGAACAGGAACTCGACGAGAACGAGAACGCGAAGATAATCGGCTACGATAATCGGGTCTGCCTCGATGTCGGTGACTCCGTCTGTGTGAGCTTGGACATCGACACGCGCGGGCTCGGCTCTGACTTCACGAACGAGGATGGGGTGAACAACCTCATGAAGAAACTCGGCGACAGCGACCACGAGATGGTCATCAACGCGATGGCCGGCGAGTGTCCTGTCGAGGGTAGTGAGGGGTCATCAGAGCCAACTCCTGATACACTGTGGGGGGTCACTCGAGGTAACGGTGCGGGCGAACTGAAGTCGATTACCGTTCCGAACCCCTCTGTCGACTCCGAAATAATCGACTTCGATGACTTCGGCCAGCAGAACTTCCCGAACGGGCTTGCATACGACCCCGAAAACGAGCGTTGGTACTACGGTGACACGACCGATGATGGGGACGGTGTGCTTCATCTCTACGATGGAAGCGTGACTGAACTCCAGCAAATTGCCGATGGAAATGACCTTGCCGGTGCGACATGGGACGACGGTAACTACTACTTTATCCCCCAAGGTACCAGCAAGCTGAAACGGGCCGAGATTGACGAGAGCGATGGAAGCGTCGGAAGCGTCAACGATGTCGTCGATGTTGGCTCGAACATGACGCTCGGTGACCTCGCTATCGACCACGAAAACAGTGTACTGTATGGTAGTTCGAGCTCGGAGTTCTTCAAAGTCGTACTCTCCGAGAACACCGACGATGTCAACAGTGACGACGTAGAGACCATCACCACATCGGGTGAAGCGGTTGGCAAACAGATTGCCTTCGGTGTCGGAGACGACGGAAAGGTGCTGTACGGACACGATGCCAACAGCGGTGCTTGGTTCGAAATCGAACTTGACGGCGGAGCATCCCAGTTGGACGAAACTACCGAAACGTTCACCGATATCGCCTGA
- a CDS encoding DUF7344 domain-containing protein: MSLKGTTISDSVSPSENGSSLPRDEVFEVLSNARRRCALQYLKQQDDRRVELRELVDHVTAWENDTTTAEIDSAERKRVYTALRQNHLPKLDDAGIIEYEHMRGEVELTEDAREVQMYLEFVPHNDIPWSEYYLGLSAVGAALVAAVWVGVYPFGELSGLGLSVILIALFAVSAAVHTYDAARNRIGSEKYEVCDE, translated from the coding sequence ATGAGTCTGAAAGGAACCACAATCTCCGATTCGGTGTCGCCCTCTGAGAACGGTTCGTCGCTACCGCGCGACGAGGTCTTCGAGGTACTCAGTAACGCCCGGCGCCGCTGTGCGCTGCAGTATCTGAAACAACAGGACGACCGACGGGTCGAGCTACGCGAGCTCGTCGACCACGTCACCGCGTGGGAAAACGACACCACGACGGCCGAAATCGACAGCGCCGAGCGTAAACGCGTCTACACCGCGCTGCGGCAGAATCACCTGCCGAAGCTCGACGACGCCGGTATCATCGAGTACGAACACATGCGCGGGGAAGTGGAGTTGACCGAGGATGCACGCGAAGTCCAGATGTATCTGGAGTTCGTCCCGCACAACGACATCCCGTGGAGCGAGTACTATCTCGGCCTGTCGGCGGTGGGGGCGGCGCTCGTCGCCGCCGTGTGGGTGGGGGTGTACCCCTTCGGTGAACTGTCCGGTCTTGGACTCTCTGTGATTCTCATCGCGCTGTTCGCCGTTTCTGCTGCGGTTCACACCTACGACGCCGCACGGAACCGTATCGGCTCCGAGAAATACGAGGTGTGTGACGAATGA
- a CDS encoding acyl-CoA mutase large subunit family protein: MFDPDDLEAIREGHEDWTEDTFGPTVERFGERKEQFTTDTGGQEVDPLYTPADIADIDYDEDIGFPGESPYTRGVYSTMHRGRLWTMRQYAGMGTASETNERFNYLMDEGQTGLSMAFDLPTQMGYDSDSEMAEGEVGKSGVAIDSLDDMETVFEGIPLDEVSTSMTINAPASVLLAMYIAVGDRQGVDREELRGTIQNDILKEYIARNTYIFPPEPSMRIITDIFEFCAEEVPSFNTISISGYHIREAGATAAQEIAFTLADGVEYVEAAIDAGLDVDEFAPQLSFFFNAHNNVLEEVAKFRAARRMWYRIMEERFDAEKPASKQLKFHTQTAGSTLTAQQVENNVVRVAYQALAAVLGGTQSLHTNGKDEALSLPTEKSVRTALRTQQILAHESGAADTIDPLAGSYYVESLTDELESEAFDILDDIDDRGGMRQAVESGWVQGEIQDVAFERQREIETGERIIVGVNEYQVDEDPKEDIEEVSEEEQQQQKERVQAIRDDRDQAAVDDALADLKAAAEGDENVMPYIVDAVKAYATTGEICNAMRDVFGEYRAGV, translated from the coding sequence ATGTTCGACCCCGACGACCTCGAAGCCATCCGCGAGGGCCACGAGGACTGGACCGAGGACACCTTTGGCCCCACCGTCGAGCGCTTCGGGGAGCGCAAAGAGCAGTTCACGACCGACACCGGCGGCCAGGAGGTCGACCCCCTCTACACCCCCGCCGACATCGCCGACATCGACTACGATGAGGACATCGGCTTCCCCGGCGAGTCGCCGTACACCCGCGGCGTCTACTCGACGATGCACCGCGGCCGACTGTGGACGATGCGGCAGTACGCCGGCATGGGCACCGCCAGCGAGACCAACGAGCGATTCAACTACCTGATGGACGAGGGCCAAACCGGCCTCTCTATGGCCTTCGATTTGCCGACCCAGATGGGCTACGACTCCGACAGCGAGATGGCCGAAGGCGAGGTCGGCAAAAGCGGCGTCGCCATCGACTCTCTCGACGACATGGAGACCGTCTTCGAGGGCATCCCGCTGGACGAAGTCTCGACCTCGATGACCATCAACGCCCCCGCGTCAGTGCTGTTGGCGATGTACATCGCCGTCGGCGACCGACAGGGCGTCGACCGCGAGGAGCTGCGGGGGACCATCCAAAACGACATCCTCAAGGAGTACATCGCCCGCAACACCTACATCTTCCCGCCGGAACCGTCGATGCGCATCATCACGGACATCTTCGAGTTCTGCGCCGAGGAGGTCCCGAGCTTCAACACCATCTCCATCTCGGGGTATCACATCCGCGAAGCGGGCGCGACCGCCGCACAGGAAATCGCCTTCACGCTCGCCGACGGCGTCGAATACGTCGAAGCCGCCATCGACGCCGGCCTCGACGTCGACGAGTTCGCCCCCCAGCTCTCATTCTTCTTCAACGCCCACAACAACGTCTTAGAGGAGGTCGCGAAGTTCCGGGCCGCACGCCGGATGTGGTACCGAATCATGGAGGAACGCTTCGACGCCGAGAAACCCGCCTCCAAGCAGTTGAAGTTCCACACCCAGACCGCCGGGTCGACGCTGACCGCCCAGCAGGTCGAGAACAACGTCGTCCGCGTGGCCTATCAGGCACTCGCCGCCGTGTTGGGTGGCACCCAGAGCCTCCACACCAACGGCAAAGACGAAGCGCTCAGCCTGCCGACCGAGAAATCCGTCCGCACCGCCCTGCGAACCCAGCAAATCCTCGCCCACGAGTCCGGCGCCGCCGACACCATCGACCCGCTTGCGGGCAGTTATTACGTCGAATCGCTGACCGACGAACTCGAAAGCGAGGCCTTCGACATCCTCGACGACATCGACGACCGCGGCGGGATGCGGCAGGCCGTCGAGAGCGGCTGGGTCCAAGGGGAGATTCAGGACGTGGCCTTCGAGCGCCAACGGGAAATCGAGACGGGCGAGCGAATCATCGTCGGCGTCAACGAGTATCAGGTCGACGAGGACCCCAAAGAGGACATCGAGGAGGTCTCCGAGGAGGAACAACAGCAACAGAAAGAACGCGTCCAGGCGATTCGCGACGACCGCGACCAGGCGGCCGTCGACGATGCTCTCGCCGACCTCAAAGCGGCCGCCGAAGGTGACGAAAACGTCATGCCCTACATCGTCGACGCGGTGAAGGCCTACGCGACGACCGGCGAAATCTGTAACGCGATGCGCGACGTCTTCGGCGAGTACCGCGCCGGCGTCTGA
- the mce gene encoding methylmalonyl-CoA epimerase has product MRFDHAGVATENAESLAFRYEDIFGCDIAHEERFGDLRVIFLELENGYFELLEPQEEGTISKYLENNGPGLHHIAIETDDIDAALERAESAGVELIDEEPRPGAWGHDVAFLHPKSTGGTLIEFVEH; this is encoded by the coding sequence ATGCGCTTCGACCACGCCGGCGTCGCCACCGAGAACGCCGAGAGCCTCGCCTTCCGCTACGAGGACATCTTCGGCTGTGACATCGCCCACGAGGAACGGTTCGGGGACCTCCGAGTCATCTTTCTGGAACTCGAAAACGGCTACTTCGAGCTGCTTGAACCCCAAGAGGAGGGAACCATCTCGAAGTATCTGGAGAACAACGGCCCCGGGCTCCACCACATCGCCATAGAGACCGACGACATCGACGCCGCCCTCGAACGGGCTGAATCGGCCGGCGTCGAGTTGATAGACGAGGAACCCCGTCCCGGCGCGTGGGGTCACGACGTTGCGTTCCTCCACCCGAAATCGACCGGCGGAACCCTCATCGAGTTCGTCGAACACTGA
- a CDS encoding NAD(P)H-dependent flavin oxidoreductase yields the protein MTLSTPLCGALGIEYPIVQAPIGSATRPELAAAVSNAGGLGTLAVTWRPPDRAAEFVERTRERTDRPFAVNVVLDSEAKEVATEDHLDAVLDAGVPAVSFSFGDATPYIERVHDGGASALVTVGSAEEAEVAAKAGADVIVAQGWESGGHVQSEVATLPLVPRVADAVDVPVVAAGGIADGRGVAAVLADGADGAWLGTRFVATEEAAVENHYRERIVDAEETETLYSELFDIGWKGMPHRVLHNSTTENWEQAGRPAPGDRPGEGETIAEYPGGHPIVRYGDDLPMEGVEGDLEALALYAGQSSGLTEEVQPAADVVEELVAETEARIDQLSQLVQ from the coding sequence GTGACCCTCTCGACCCCGCTGTGTGGGGCTCTCGGAATCGAGTACCCCATCGTCCAAGCGCCCATCGGCAGCGCGACCCGCCCCGAGTTGGCGGCAGCAGTATCGAACGCCGGCGGCCTCGGAACGCTGGCGGTGACGTGGCGGCCGCCCGACCGAGCCGCCGAATTCGTCGAGCGAACCCGCGAGCGTACCGACCGCCCCTTCGCCGTCAACGTCGTCCTCGACTCCGAAGCCAAGGAGGTCGCCACCGAGGACCACCTCGATGCGGTCCTCGATGCCGGCGTTCCAGCCGTCTCGTTTTCCTTCGGCGATGCGACACCGTACATCGAACGCGTCCACGACGGAGGCGCGTCGGCGCTCGTCACCGTCGGCAGCGCCGAGGAAGCCGAGGTAGCCGCCAAGGCTGGTGCGGACGTAATCGTCGCACAGGGCTGGGAGTCGGGCGGCCACGTCCAAAGCGAGGTCGCAACCCTGCCGCTCGTCCCGCGCGTCGCCGACGCCGTCGACGTTCCGGTCGTCGCCGCCGGCGGTATCGCCGACGGCCGCGGCGTCGCCGCAGTCCTCGCCGACGGCGCCGACGGTGCATGGCTCGGAACCCGATTCGTCGCTACCGAAGAGGCCGCCGTCGAGAATCACTACCGGGAGCGCATCGTCGACGCCGAGGAGACCGAGACGCTGTACTCCGAACTGTTCGATATCGGGTGGAAAGGGATGCCCCACCGCGTTCTCCACAACAGCACCACGGAAAACTGGGAACAAGCGGGCCGGCCCGCCCCCGGCGACCGACCGGGCGAGGGCGAGACAATCGCCGAGTACCCCGGCGGCCACCCAATCGTGCGCTACGGCGACGACCTCCCGATGGAGGGCGTCGAGGGTGACCTCGAAGCGTTGGCGCTGTACGCAGGACAGAGCAGCGGTCTCACCGAGGAGGTACAGCCAGCTGCAGACGTGGTCGAAGAGTTGGTCGCCGAAACCGAAGCGAGAATCGACCAGCTATCGCAGTTGGTCCAGTAG
- a CDS encoding 2-oxoacid:ferredoxin oxidoreductase subunit beta: protein MSSDIRFTDFKSDKQPTWCPGCGDFGTMNGMMKALAETGNDPDNTFVVAGIGCSGKIGTYMHSYALHGVHGRALPVGTGVKMANPELEVMVAGGDGDGYSIGAGHFVHAVRRNVDMTYVVMDNRIYGLTKGQFSPTSREDFETSTSPDGTNQQPVNPLALALAAGGTFIAQSFSSDSQRHAEIVQKAIEHDGFGFVNVYSPCVTFNDVDTYDYFRDAIVDVADDDFDHDSSDYDAAKDLIMDRDKEYQGVIYQDDSSVGFEKREGIEAPMNDIPDGAPDDAMDLVREFY from the coding sequence ATGAGTTCCGACATTCGATTCACGGATTTCAAATCCGACAAACAGCCCACGTGGTGTCCCGGCTGCGGTGACTTCGGGACGATGAACGGCATGATGAAAGCGCTGGCCGAAACCGGCAACGACCCCGACAACACGTTCGTCGTCGCCGGCATCGGTTGTTCCGGTAAAATCGGGACGTACATGCACTCGTATGCGCTGCACGGTGTCCACGGCCGCGCCCTCCCCGTCGGGACGGGCGTGAAGATGGCCAACCCCGAACTCGAAGTGATGGTCGCCGGCGGCGACGGCGACGGCTACTCCATCGGGGCCGGCCACTTCGTCCACGCGGTCCGCCGGAACGTCGATATGACGTACGTCGTCATGGACAACCGCATCTACGGCCTGACGAAAGGGCAGTTCTCGCCGACCTCCCGTGAGGACTTCGAGACCTCCACCTCGCCGGACGGGACGAACCAACAGCCGGTCAACCCACTGGCGCTGGCGCTCGCCGCGGGCGGGACGTTCATCGCACAATCGTTCTCTTCGGACTCCCAGCGACACGCCGAAATCGTCCAGAAGGCCATCGAACACGACGGCTTCGGCTTCGTGAACGTTTATTCGCCGTGTGTGACGTTCAACGACGTCGACACCTACGACTACTTCCGCGACGCCATCGTCGACGTGGCTGACGACGACTTCGACCACGATTCCTCCGACTACGACGCCGCGAAGGACCTCATCATGGACCGCGACAAGGAGTATCAGGGCGTCATCTATCAGGACGACAGTTCCGTCGGCTTCGAGAAGCGCGAGGGCATCGAAGCGCCGATGAACGACATCCCCGACGGCGCGCCCGACGACGCGATGGACCTGGTTCGCGAGTTCTACTAA
- a CDS encoding 2-oxoacid:acceptor oxidoreductase subunit alpha, translated as MPEDLNWAVGGEAGDGIDSTGKIFAQALSRAGRHVFTSKDFASRIRGGYTAYKVRTSVDRVESVVDRLDILIALTERTVNENLDELHEDSVIIYDGERTMMKDFEAPGEMTGLDVPLKRLAEDAGGAIMRNIVALGAACEVTGFNIEYLDESLEKRFGGKGEAIVENNKKAARLGAEFVREETGLSSDEDLETTDNDYVLLNGDEAIGMGALAGGCRFYAGYPITPATDVMEYLKGRIEDYGGVVVQAEDELSAVNMALGGARAGARAMTATSGPGIDLMTETFGLVATSETPLVICNVMRSGPSTGMPTKQEQGDLNQMVYGGHGEVPRFVLAPTTISECFHKTVEAFNLAEKYQLPVYLTADLSLAVTEQTFEPEEFDMDEVEIDRGKVVDEDNIDEWQNEKGQFKPHALTDDGISPRSFPGVEGGAHMSTGLEHDELGRRTEDTDMRVEQVDKRDRKVETAIERENFDYREFGDEDADTLIVSWGSNEGAMLEAMDILEDDGIDVRFISVPYIFPRPNLSEEFEAAEEVIVVECNATGQFADLVEHDTLSRVERINKYNGVRFKADELADEVKAALGEATEVEA; from the coding sequence ATGCCAGAGGACCTCAACTGGGCCGTCGGCGGTGAAGCCGGCGACGGGATCGACTCGACCGGGAAGATCTTTGCCCAGGCGCTCTCACGTGCGGGGCGCCACGTCTTTACCTCGAAGGACTTCGCCTCACGAATCCGTGGCGGATACACGGCGTATAAGGTACGGACGTCGGTCGACCGCGTCGAGAGTGTCGTCGACAGACTCGATATCCTGATTGCGCTGACAGAGCGAACCGTCAACGAAAACCTCGACGAACTCCACGAGGACTCCGTCATCATCTACGACGGCGAGCGGACGATGATGAAGGACTTCGAGGCCCCCGGCGAGATGACGGGGCTCGACGTGCCGCTGAAGCGTCTCGCCGAGGACGCCGGTGGCGCCATCATGCGCAACATCGTTGCACTCGGTGCCGCGTGTGAAGTTACTGGATTCAACATCGAGTATCTCGACGAGTCGCTGGAGAAGCGATTCGGCGGGAAAGGCGAAGCAATCGTCGAGAACAACAAGAAGGCGGCCCGCCTCGGCGCGGAGTTCGTCCGCGAGGAGACCGGCCTCTCGTCGGACGAGGACCTCGAGACGACGGACAACGACTACGTCCTCCTGAACGGCGACGAAGCCATCGGGATGGGCGCCCTCGCCGGCGGCTGTCGGTTCTACGCCGGCTACCCCATCACGCCCGCGACGGACGTGATGGAGTATCTGAAGGGCCGCATCGAGGACTACGGCGGCGTGGTCGTCCAGGCCGAAGACGAGCTGTCGGCGGTCAACATGGCGCTCGGCGGTGCCCGCGCGGGCGCTCGTGCCATGACCGCCACCTCCGGCCCCGGCATCGACCTGATGACGGAGACGTTCGGGCTGGTTGCCACTTCCGAGACGCCGCTCGTCATCTGTAACGTGATGCGGTCGGGCCCCTCGACGGGGATGCCGACCAAACAGGAGCAGGGCGACCTCAACCAGATGGTGTACGGCGGTCACGGCGAGGTGCCGCGGTTCGTGCTGGCGCCGACGACCATCTCCGAGTGTTTCCACAAGACCGTCGAGGCGTTCAACCTCGCCGAGAAGTACCAACTCCCCGTCTATCTCACAGCCGACCTCTCGCTTGCGGTCACCGAACAGACCTTCGAACCCGAGGAGTTCGACATGGACGAGGTCGAAATCGACCGCGGGAAGGTCGTCGACGAGGACAACATCGACGAGTGGCAAAACGAGAAAGGGCAGTTCAAGCCTCACGCGCTCACCGACGACGGCATCAGTCCGCGGTCGTTCCCCGGCGTCGAGGGTGGCGCCCACATGTCGACCGGCCTCGAACACGACGAGTTGGGCCGACGGACGGAGGACACCGACATGCGCGTCGAGCAGGTCGACAAACGCGACCGCAAGGTCGAAACCGCAATCGAGCGGGAGAACTTCGACTACCGCGAGTTCGGCGACGAGGACGCTGACACCCTCATCGTCTCGTGGGGGTCCAACGAGGGCGCGATGCTCGAAGCGATGGATATCCTCGAAGACGACGGTATCGACGTGCGGTTCATCTCGGTACCGTACATCTTCCCGCGGCCGAACCTCTCCGAGGAGTTCGAGGCCGCCGAGGAAGTCATCGTCGTCGAGTGTAACGCGACGGGTCAGTTCGCCGACCTCGTCGAACACGACACGCTCTCGCGCGTCGAGCGCATCAACAAGTACAACGGCGTCCGCTTCAAGGCGGACGAACTCGCCGACGAGGTCAAAGCGGCCCTCGGCGAGGCGACGGAGGTGGAAGCATGA
- a CDS encoding FAD-dependent oxidoreductase: protein MDPIETTVAAVRDVGPDAVAIDLDTPPAFDAEPGQFVKLTATVDGEDESRFYTVSSPDTDDTFEFTISYDPEEGGAFSECLLNLEAGDTVTITGPFGDDYYEGEHRAIVLAGGPGIGPAVAIAERALAEGNEAAIVYRDDTPLHEERLSNIANAGASVFVLSEDESLTDAVADVLTNADGEQVFVYGFADFLEDATAAIEAGGGDADAAKAENFG, encoded by the coding sequence ATGGACCCCATCGAGACGACCGTCGCTGCCGTCCGCGACGTCGGCCCCGACGCAGTCGCCATCGACCTCGACACCCCGCCGGCGTTCGACGCCGAACCGGGACAGTTCGTCAAACTCACCGCCACCGTCGACGGCGAAGACGAATCGCGGTTCTACACCGTCTCCTCGCCGGACACCGACGACACCTTCGAGTTCACTATCAGCTACGACCCCGAGGAGGGCGGCGCGTTCAGCGAGTGCCTCCTGAACCTCGAGGCCGGCGACACCGTGACGATTACCGGCCCCTTCGGCGACGACTATTACGAAGGCGAGCATCGAGCAATCGTCCTCGCCGGCGGCCCCGGTATCGGTCCCGCCGTCGCCATCGCCGAGCGCGCACTCGCCGAGGGCAACGAGGCCGCAATCGTCTACCGCGACGACACTCCGCTTCACGAGGAGCGCCTCTCGAACATCGCCAACGCCGGAGCGTCGGTGTTCGTCCTCTCCGAAGACGAATCGCTCACCGACGCCGTCGCGGACGTGCTGACGAACGCCGACGGCGAACAGGTGTTCGTCTACGGCTTCGCCGACTTCCTCGAGGATGCCACCGCCGCAATCGAGGCCGGCGGCGGCGATGCCGACGCGGCGAAGGCAGAGAACTTCGGTTGA